The Athene noctua chromosome 11, bAthNoc1.hap1.1, whole genome shotgun sequence genome has a segment encoding these proteins:
- the LOC141964742 gene encoding E3 ubiquitin-protein ligase RBBP6-like, with amino-acid sequence MPCVHYQFSSQLRRDTVTFSGLHISLGNLKREIMGRQKLKAANCDLRVTNAETGEEYTDANALIPKNSSVVVRRVPVRGVKTTSKTPVITRTEPASGTSRAIEDSSAAIPLAQLIKTGSLAEANASEEDKIRAMMTQSCCQYDPVNYVKKPLAIPPPSYVCFRCGKPGHYIKNCPTNGLNPLYMRKGEHEKSA; translated from the exons ATGCCGTGCGTCCATTATCAGTTCTCCTCCCAGCTGCGCCGCGACACGGTCACCTTCAGCGGCCTCCACATCTCCCTCGGCAACCTCAAACGCGagatcatgggccgccagaagctgaaggcggccaactgTGATCTGCGGGTCACCAACGCCGAGACCGGAGAAg aatacacagatgccaaTGCTCTGATTCCTAAGAACTCCTCGGTAGTTGTTAGAAGAGTCCCTGttagaggagttaaaactaccagcaaaacaccagttat aactcgaacggagccagcgagtggaacatccagagca attgaggactcttctgcagccattcctctggCCCAGCTCATTAAG ACCGGCAGTCTGGCTGAAGCCAACGCTtccgaagaagataaaatacGAGCCATGATGACGCAGTCTTGCTGTCAGTACGATCCGGTCAA TTACGTGAAGAAACCCCTGGCTATCCCTCCACCATCCTATGTTTGCTTTCGCTGCGGAAAACCTGGCCACTATATAAAGAACTGTCCAACAAATGGG TTAAACCCTCTTTACATGCGGAAGGGTGAGCACGAGAAGAGTGCGTAA